A window of the Labeo rohita strain BAU-BD-2019 chromosome 1, IGBB_LRoh.1.0, whole genome shotgun sequence genome harbors these coding sequences:
- the zgc:195282 gene encoding cysteine-rich protein 3, producing the protein MVSFCPICGKPVYFGEKRRSLGRDYHPLCLKCHKCKRQLTPGQHAEHDEKPYCTNCYMRDFGPRGSRKPAPRTFNTAAS; encoded by the exons ATGGTGAGCTTCTGTCCTATATGTGGGAAGCCTGTTTATTTTG GTGAGAAGAGGAGGTCGTTGGGCCGGGATTATCACCCGTTATGCTTGAAGTGTCACAAGTGCAAAAGACAGCTAACGCCTGGCCAGCATGCAGAG CACGATGAGAAGCCATACTGCACTAACTGCTACATGAGAGATTTTGGACCCAGAG gtAGCCGAAAACCTGCTCCTCGGACCTTTAACACAGCAGCTTCTTAA
- the slc25a51a gene encoding mitochondrial nicotinamide adenine dinucleotide transporter SLC25A51 translates to MTMTSSDQDQKSLQSQKHYFCGSVAAFANIVITFPIHKALFRQQLFGVQAWEAVRQLQRDGLHTLYRGILPPLLQKSTTIAIMFGLYEDFSRLLRLHAPEAPVLLTDSIAAVLAGTAEAVLTPFERVQTLLQDPRHHGNFQNTAHIFRVLLQQHGIRELYRGLVPILLRNGPSNVLFFGLRGPIKELLPEAETKAGHLVNDFVCGGILGAGLGVVFYPLNLVKSHAQVQIGGEFQSCRTILVNVLRERDGKVSRLFRGVHLNFQRSVVSWGIINATYELLLKCSD, encoded by the coding sequence ATGACCATGACCTCCAGCGACCAAGACCAAAAGTCACTGCAAAGTCAGAAGCACTACTTTTGTGGTTCTGTAGCAGCGTTCGCCAACATCGTCATCACATTTCCCATACACAAGGCACTGTTCCGCCAGCAGTTGTTCGGAGTCCAGGCATGGGAAGCTGTGCGGCAGCTCCAAAGGGACGGTTTACACACACTGTATCGCGGCATCCTGCCGCCGTTACTGCAGAAGAGCACCACTATTGCAATTATGTTTGGCCTCTATGAGGACTTCTCCAGGTTGTTGCGTCTACACGCTCCTGAAGCCCCCGTCCTGTTAACGGACAGTATCGCAGCAGTTTTAGCAGGAACAGCTGAGGCAGTCTTAACGCCATTCGAGAGGGTCCAAACTCTACTGCAGGACCCACGTCATCATGGAAATTTTCAAAACACTGCACATATTTTTCGTGTTTTGCTTCAACAACATGGCATCCGAGAGCTTTACCGTGGCCTTGTTCCAATCCTACTTAGAAATGGCCCTAGCAATGTTTTGTTCTTCGGTTTGCGTGGACCGATTAAGGAGCTGCTTCCTGAAGCCGAGACAAAGGCAGGACATTTGGTTAATGATTTTGTATGTGGAGGGATTTTGGGAGCGGGTCTCGGGGTGGTGTTTTATCCTCTGAATTTAGTTAAGTCTCACGCACAAGTACAGATTGGAGGGGAGTTTCAGTCTTGCAGGACGATATTGGTAAACGTTTTGAGAGAGAGGGATGGGAAGGTGAGCCGTCTGTTTCGGGGTGTGCATTTGAACTTCCAGAGATCTGTTGTCTCATGGGGAATCATAAATGCTACATATGAACTTTTACTAAAGTGCTCTGATTGA